Below is a genomic region from Vitis riparia cultivar Riparia Gloire de Montpellier isolate 1030 chromosome 16, EGFV_Vit.rip_1.0, whole genome shotgun sequence.
CTGGGGAATGTTACTGGCTGCATAGAGAGGGAGAGACAAGCTCTCCTTCACTTCAAACGTCGCCTTGTCGATGACTATGGCCTTCTTTCTTCTTGGGGAGATGAACATGACAACAGAAATTGTTGCAACTGGAGAGGAGTCCAGTGTAGTAACCAGTCAGGTCACGTCATCATGCTTCATCTTCAAGCCCCTTGGTCTGAAAATCTTTACCAGTCTCTGAGGGGTGAGATAAGTCCTTCGCTGCTTGAATTGGATCACTTGACTCATTTGGATCTCAGCTATAATGATTTTGAAGGGAGTAGCATACCTCCATTCCTTGGTTCCCTCAGCAGAATGCAGTACCTCAATCTCTCTCAGGCCAATCTCGCTCAAACTGTTCCCACTCAACTGAGGAATCTTTCCAACTTGCTTTCCCTTGATCTCAGcgataattatttgaattttgggaaCCTTGAGTGGCTTTCTCGTCTTTCTTCTTTAAGACACCTTGACCTGAGTTCTGTCGACCTTAGTAAAGTCATCCACTGGTCCCAAGCAATTAATAAACTCCCTTCTCTCATTCACTTGGACTTACAAAATTGTGATCTCCCTCCCATCCCTCCACTCACCATTCCGTCTCTTTCCCATGGGAATTCCTCTGTCCCTCTTGTTTTCGTTGATCTCTCTTCGAATCATCTCACTTCTTCAATATACCCATGGCTGCTCAACTTTAGTACCACCCTCCTTCATCTTGATCTCTATTTCAATGATTTAAACGGTTCGATTCCGGAATATGCTTTTGGGAACATGAGTTCCCTTGAATATCTTGATCTCCAGTGGAGTGAACTTGATGATGAAATTCCGGATACAATTGGAGACATGGGTTCGCTTGCATATCTTGATCTCTCTGGCAATCAACTGTGGGGCTCAATTCCAGATACAGTTGGGAAGATGGTTTTACTTTCACATCTTGATCTCTCTGGCAATCAATTGCGGGGTTCAATTCCAGACACAGTTGGGAAGATGGTTTCACTTTCACATCTTGATCTCTCCCGCAATCAACTGCAGGGCTCCATTCCAGATACAGTTGGGAAGATGGTTTTACTTTCACATCTTGATCTCTCTGGCAATCAATTGCGGGGTTCAATTCCAGACACAGTTGGGAAGATGGTTTCACTTTCACATCTTGATCTCTCTCGCAATCAACTGCAGGGCTCCATTCCAGATACAGTTGGGAAGATGGTTTTACTTTCACATCTTGATCTCTCTCGCAATCAACTGCAGGGCTCCATTCCAGATACAGTTGGGAACATGGTTTCTCTTAAAAACCTCTATCTCTCTCAGAATCATCTTCAAGGTGAGATTCCAAAATCCTTGAGTAATTTATGTAACTTACAAGAATTAGAGTTGGATAGAAACAATCTCTCTGGACAGCTTGCACCAGACTTTGTGGCCTGTGCAAATGACACATTAGAGACTCTGTTTTTATCGGATAACCAGTTCAGTGGATCAGTTCCTGCTCTCattggattttcatccttgagaGAGTTACATCTTGATTTTAATCAACTAAATGGAACTTTACCTGAAAGTGTTGGACAGCTGGCCAAACTTTATTCCTTGGATATTGCCTCAAATTCATTGCAAGGCACTATCTCTGAAGCCCATCTCTTTAATCTATCCCGGTTGTCCTATTTAGACTTATCTTCCAACTCTCTCACTTTCAACATGAgcttggattgggttcctccatTTCAACTGGATTCTCTACGATTAGCCTCCTGCAAATTGGGACCTCGTTTTCCTAGTTGGCTTCGTACTCAAAACTGGTTGAGTGAGCTTGATATCTCCAATTCTGAAATTTCAGATGTCCTCCCAGACTGGTTTTGGGATGTAACCTCAAGGATCATCGATACCTTGAGTA
It encodes:
- the LOC117933263 gene encoding receptor-like protein EIX1 gives rise to the protein MAGRSFQHLLSFLMLLLLCAKPGLGNVTGCIERERQALLHFKRRLVDDYGLLSSWGDEHDNRNCCNWRGVQCSNQSGHVIMLHLQAPWSENLYQSLRGEISPSLLELDHLTHLDLSYNDFEGSSIPPFLGSLSRMQYLNLSQANLAQTVPTQLRNLSNLLSLDLSDNYLNFGNLEWLSRLSSLRHLDLSSVDLSKVIHWSQAINKLPSLIHLDLQNCDLPPIPPLTIPSLSHGNSSVPLVFVDLSSNHLTSSIYPWLLNFSTTLLHLDLYFNDLNGSIPEYAFGNMSSLEYLDLQWSELDDEIPDTIGDMGSLAYLDLSGNQLWGSIPDTVGKMVLLSHLDLSGNQLRGSIPDTVGKMVSLSHLDLSRNQLQGSIPDTVGKMVLLSHLDLSGNQLRGSIPDTVGKMVSLSHLDLSRNQLQGSIPDTVGKMVLLSHLDLSRNQLQGSIPDTVGNMVSLKNLYLSQNHLQGLQLLFLPY